One Streptosporangium sp. NBC_01495 DNA window includes the following coding sequences:
- a CDS encoding ABC transporter permease — MNATVLRAGWSRGLIELRQSFTNGAELFSHFLWPALMVATLFFIRDLPVGALLLGAVALPGILGMNAATGMIGISQQLTADREDGTLLRAKATPHGMPAYLIGKVISVSGGLLADLVIFLVPGVLLVEGLRIGPESWPGLAWVLALGLVATLPIGAVLGSMFTTARAQGLVQLPFLAVIGISGIFYPITALPEWLQWIAQIFPIYWMGLGMRSALLPDAAVVVEIGASWRHLETAGVLGAWALLGLLMAPVVLRRMARGESGSTVAARRERALQRIG; from the coding sequence ATGAACGCGACCGTACTGCGCGCGGGCTGGTCCCGGGGCCTGATCGAGCTGCGGCAGTCGTTCACCAACGGCGCCGAGCTGTTCTCCCACTTCCTGTGGCCCGCCCTGATGGTGGCCACGCTGTTCTTCATCCGGGACCTGCCGGTCGGCGCTCTCCTGCTCGGCGCCGTGGCCTTACCCGGCATCCTCGGCATGAACGCCGCGACCGGCATGATCGGCATAAGCCAGCAGCTCACCGCCGACCGCGAGGACGGCACGCTGCTGCGTGCCAAGGCGACCCCGCACGGGATGCCCGCCTACCTGATCGGCAAGGTGATCTCGGTGTCCGGCGGCCTGCTCGCCGACCTGGTGATCTTCCTCGTGCCCGGCGTACTCCTCGTCGAGGGCCTGCGGATCGGCCCGGAATCCTGGCCCGGCCTGGCCTGGGTACTGGCGCTCGGCCTGGTCGCGACCCTGCCCATCGGCGCGGTCCTGGGCTCGATGTTCACCACCGCCCGCGCCCAAGGGCTGGTCCAGCTACCATTCCTCGCGGTGATCGGCATCTCCGGCATCTTCTACCCGATCACCGCACTGCCCGAGTGGCTGCAGTGGATCGCCCAGATCTTCCCCATCTACTGGATGGGGCTCGGCATGCGCTCGGCCCTGTTGCCGGACGCGGCGGTCGTCGTCGAGATCGGCGCATCCTGGCGACACCTGGAGACCGCCGGAGTGCTGGGCGCCTGGGCGCTGCTCGGCCTGCTCATGGCGCCGGTCGTGCTGCGGCGGATGGCACGCGGGGAATCCGGCTCGACAGTGGCGGCACGCCGTGAGCGTGCCCTGCAGCGGATCGGGTGA
- a CDS encoding MerR family transcriptional regulator, with protein sequence MEWTIQELATRAGITSRTLRHYDRFGLLAPSRVGENGYRYYNPTAVARLQRILLMRRLGMGLQAIAEVLADDVDTCDGLRAHIAALEEERDRIERQIRSVRHTLDALQAGAEPRMDVMLSGFNDRHKDEVISRWGERAFRVSNDWWHGKTLDQQRAWKQATEDLVAAWVAAAKAGVSPISEHAQSLAAQHVQWLSQIPGTPTADGDRERSIAMVQGMGDMYVDDPRFAGMYDDAAGATFVRDALQAYARTRM encoded by the coding sequence ATGGAGTGGACGATCCAGGAACTCGCGACGAGGGCTGGCATCACCAGCCGCACCCTGCGTCACTACGACCGCTTCGGGCTCTTGGCCCCGTCCCGGGTCGGCGAGAACGGGTACCGCTACTACAACCCCACCGCCGTCGCCCGGCTACAGCGGATCCTGCTCATGCGCCGGCTCGGCATGGGCTTGCAGGCCATCGCCGAGGTCCTGGCCGACGATGTGGACACGTGCGACGGGCTCCGCGCCCACATCGCCGCACTGGAAGAGGAACGAGACCGCATCGAACGGCAGATCCGGTCTGTGCGTCACACGCTCGATGCCCTGCAGGCGGGGGCGGAACCGCGAATGGACGTCATGCTGTCGGGGTTCAACGACCGCCACAAGGACGAGGTGATCTCACGCTGGGGCGAGCGCGCGTTCCGCGTGAGCAACGACTGGTGGCACGGCAAGACCCTTGACCAGCAGCGGGCCTGGAAGCAGGCCACCGAAGACCTCGTCGCCGCATGGGTCGCCGCAGCGAAGGCCGGGGTTTCTCCGATATCGGAACACGCTCAGTCACTGGCCGCCCAGCACGTCCAGTGGCTGAGCCAGATCCCGGGCACCCCCACGGCCGACGGCGACCGGGAGCGTTCGATCGCGATGGTGCAAGGCATGGGGGACATGTACGTCGACGACCCCCGCTTCGCCGGCATGTACGACGACGCCGCAGGGGCGACGTTCGTCCGCGACGCACTGCAGGCGTACGCGCGGACTCGGATGTAG
- a CDS encoding DUF2268 domain-containing protein, translating to MSITVLDTYSAMRRILLAPVADRVDLLRSMLEPTRGMYRYYPGEVDLVAMHLEASGFPIERDEGRCLDALETLAAAGAWERMQRALDDALTVLLEATPGLEAPDITVLFVLGDPGDEHFMGPCQGMTGFGGISGHIVITLWPFPENVERLEATAVHELNHNLRFGPGGVVWDPMTVTVGDHIVSEGLADAFARQLYGDELGPTRMGVPHLHDDEIFGKVLTGLDVTGMQNFTAWVHGDPSAERFGLTPVGLPMGAGYAAGNRLVDTYLAATGQTAAQALHAESSEIIATTLRRG from the coding sequence ATGTCGATCACTGTTCTTGACACCTACTCCGCCATGAGGCGGATCCTGCTGGCCCCGGTCGCGGACCGCGTTGACCTGCTGCGTTCGATGCTGGAGCCCACCAGGGGCATGTACCGCTACTACCCCGGCGAGGTCGACCTGGTGGCCATGCACCTCGAAGCGTCCGGGTTCCCCATCGAGCGCGACGAGGGGCGTTGCCTCGACGCGCTCGAAACCCTGGCGGCGGCCGGAGCCTGGGAGCGGATGCAACGCGCCCTCGACGACGCTCTCACCGTACTGCTGGAGGCGACGCCGGGGCTGGAGGCCCCGGACATCACCGTGCTGTTCGTGCTCGGCGATCCGGGTGACGAGCACTTCATGGGTCCCTGCCAAGGAATGACTGGGTTCGGCGGCATCTCGGGCCACATCGTGATCACGCTCTGGCCCTTCCCCGAGAACGTGGAGCGGCTGGAGGCCACCGCTGTGCACGAACTCAACCACAACCTGCGGTTCGGCCCGGGCGGGGTTGTGTGGGACCCGATGACCGTCACGGTCGGCGACCACATCGTCTCCGAGGGCCTGGCCGACGCCTTCGCCCGCCAGCTCTACGGCGACGAGCTCGGCCCCACCCGCATGGGCGTGCCGCACCTGCACGACGACGAGATCTTCGGCAAGGTACTCACCGGGCTCGACGTGACAGGCATGCAGAACTTCACTGCCTGGGTGCACGGCGACCCCAGCGCCGAGCGCTTCGGCCTCACTCCGGTGGGACTGCCGATGGGCGCCGGGTACGCCGCGGGCAACCGGCTGGTCGACACCTACCTGGCGGCGACCGGGCAGACGGCGGCGCAGGCCCTGCACGCCGAAAGCTCGGAGATCATCGCAACCACGCTCCGCCGCGGGTAA
- a CDS encoding IS630 family transposase: MAEPVKVRRLTDQEGQKLQQIVRRGSTSTVRYRRAMMILASAGGNRVPVIAQLVRADEDTVRDVIHRFNELGLGCLDPQWAGGRPRLLSPDDEDFVVQTATTRPRRLGQPFTRWSIRKLVSYLRKVHGRVIRISREALRTLLARRGVTFQRTKTWKESTDPDRDAKLDRIEHVLEHFPDRAFAFDEFGPLGIRPTGGTCWAEQGRPDRLPATYHRTHGVTYFHGCYSVGDDTLWGINRRRKGAVNTLAALKSIRAARPDGAPIYVILDNLSAHKGTKIRRWAKKNKVELCFTPTNASWANPIEAHFGPLRQFTLANSHHPNHTVQTRGLQRYLRWRNTNARHPDVLAAQRRERARIRSEKGIRWGGRRLAAAA; this comes from the coding sequence GTGGCAGAGCCAGTCAAGGTCCGCAGACTGACTGACCAAGAAGGGCAGAAACTTCAACAGATCGTGCGCCGGGGCAGCACCAGCACGGTGCGCTACCGGCGGGCGATGATGATTCTGGCCTCGGCCGGAGGTAACCGGGTCCCGGTGATCGCCCAATTAGTCCGGGCTGATGAGGACACCGTTCGCGACGTGATCCATCGGTTCAACGAGCTCGGCCTGGGCTGCCTAGACCCTCAGTGGGCGGGAGGCCGTCCCCGCCTGCTCAGTCCTGACGACGAGGACTTCGTCGTCCAGACGGCCACCACCCGCCCCCGTAGGCTCGGCCAGCCCTTCACCCGCTGGTCCATCCGCAAACTCGTCTCCTACCTGCGCAAAGTCCACGGCAGGGTGATCCGCATAAGCCGTGAGGCCCTGCGGACTCTGCTTGCCCGCCGCGGGGTCACTTTCCAGCGCACCAAGACGTGGAAGGAGTCCACCGACCCCGACCGCGATGCCAAGCTCGACCGGATCGAGCACGTCCTGGAGCACTTCCCGGACCGCGCGTTCGCCTTCGACGAGTTCGGCCCGCTGGGCATACGCCCCACCGGCGGCACTTGCTGGGCCGAACAGGGCCGGCCCGACCGGCTACCGGCGACCTACCACCGCACCCACGGCGTCACCTATTTCCATGGCTGCTACTCCGTCGGTGACGACACCCTGTGGGGCATCAACCGCCGCCGCAAAGGCGCCGTCAACACCCTCGCGGCCCTGAAGTCGATCCGGGCCGCCCGCCCGGACGGCGCCCCGATCTACGTGATCCTGGACAACCTCTCCGCCCACAAAGGTACCAAGATCCGCCGCTGGGCGAAGAAGAACAAGGTCGAGTTGTGCTTCACCCCGACCAACGCCTCGTGGGCCAATCCCATCGAGGCGCACTTCGGACCGCTGCGGCAGTTCACCCTCGCCAACTCCCATCACCCCAACCACACCGTCCAGACCCGCGGGCTGCAGCGTTACCTGCGCTGGCGCAACACCAACGCCCGCCACCCCGACGTGCTGGCAGCCCAACGCCGCGAACGCGCCCGGATCCGCAGCGAGAAGGGCATCCGTTGGGGAGGACGGCGCCTGGCCGCAGCGGCCTGA
- the cpt gene encoding chloramphenicol phosphotransferase CPT has translation MTEVIVLNGGSSSGKSGIARCLQAVLPDPWLVLGTDTLVDAMPASMQASDGGIEFAADGQVIVGPEFRTLETAWIEGVAAMARAGARVIVDEVFLGGADSQKRWQKTLGELRVLWVGVRCNSAVAAGREVARGDRVIGMAASQADVVHRGMVYDLEVDTTHAESMECARTIAAQVS, from the coding sequence ATGACTGAGGTGATCGTTCTCAACGGTGGTTCCAGTTCGGGGAAATCGGGGATCGCCCGATGTCTGCAGGCGGTCCTGCCGGATCCGTGGCTGGTCCTCGGGACAGACACGCTGGTCGACGCGATGCCCGCGTCCATGCAGGCGTCGGATGGGGGGATCGAGTTCGCTGCGGACGGACAGGTGATCGTCGGCCCGGAGTTCCGGACGCTGGAAACGGCGTGGATCGAGGGGGTCGCCGCGATGGCCCGTGCGGGCGCCCGGGTCATCGTCGATGAGGTCTTCCTCGGTGGAGCGGACTCGCAGAAGCGATGGCAGAAGACTCTGGGTGAACTGCGGGTGCTGTGGGTCGGCGTCCGGTGTAACAGTGCGGTGGCCGCAGGCCGTGAGGTCGCACGAGGTGATCGGGTCATCGGAATGGCGGCCTCCCAGGCGGACGTTGTCCATCGGGGCATGGTCTATGACCTGGAGGTGGACACCACGCATGCCGAATCGATGGAGTGCGCACGGACCATTGCCGCACAGGTCAGCTGA
- a CDS encoding helix-turn-helix transcriptional regulator, with protein sequence MAENSSDQPSSSWTFLTHHARVLLEIARDPRARLRDIAAAIGITERAAQGIVTDLHQAGYLTRSKVGRRNHYTINPEQRFRYPTEAGVPIGVLLDIFAGHDQAHQALHVGQRR encoded by the coding sequence GTGGCCGAAAACAGTTCCGATCAGCCTTCGTCCTCGTGGACCTTCCTGACCCATCACGCCCGGGTCCTGCTGGAGATCGCCCGTGACCCGCGGGCGCGGCTGCGCGACATCGCGGCCGCCATCGGCATCACCGAGCGCGCGGCGCAGGGCATCGTGACCGACCTGCACCAGGCGGGCTACCTCACCCGCTCCAAGGTGGGCCGCCGCAACCACTACACGATCAACCCCGAGCAGCGTTTCCGCTACCCGACCGAGGCGGGTGTGCCCATCGGCGTGCTGCTGGACATCTTCGCCGGCCACGACCAGGCCCACCAGGCCCTCCACGTAGGCCAGCGCCGCTAA
- a CDS encoding STAS domain-containing protein — protein sequence MTIQEQVVPGERWVDAVLYLDRTLRITYSPAPPGGAVRLIGELDVTNTRAAARTLAQARAAEGILIIDVGRLKFVDLAGLRMLTGLCRDGVAHLINVPPGMRRLLGLLGRADVLDECA from the coding sequence GTGACCATCCAGGAGCAGGTCGTACCCGGTGAGCGATGGGTCGACGCCGTGCTCTATCTCGATCGCACGCTGCGCATCACCTACAGCCCGGCCCCGCCCGGAGGCGCGGTCCGGCTGATCGGCGAGCTCGACGTCACCAACACCCGGGCGGCCGCCCGAACCCTGGCCCAGGCGCGGGCGGCCGAGGGCATCCTCATCATCGACGTCGGCCGCCTGAAGTTCGTCGACCTCGCGGGCCTGCGCATGCTGACCGGCCTGTGCCGCGACGGCGTGGCCCACCTGATCAACGTGCCGCCCGGCATGCGCCGCCTGCTCGGCCTGCTGGGCCGGGCGGACGTCCTCGACGAGTGCGCATGA
- a CDS encoding recombinase family protein: MTAPHTASVFDADDIERHPCPRCAAEPGSPCRSRGGAVAGTYHTGRFTKVGRLAKLLRVATPADRGPGQPWRPGTPPPAPVDPDMPTADIRIGYARCSTLGQELDAQLDALTAKNIPRDKIFAEKISTRVRVRPQFEAALTAAREIKAHAPHCRVILTVCEMKRLGRDAAELTALADHLSAHGLVLEMLAGPLAGTYDPSGHGRLLFAFFAAMAETERENIRESTLEGLDTAARKGKHGGRPPVITADMLHTVLRRRAMGESVEQIQPDLIIGTGRRKGHNPSVASIYRALAEHDKTQAYPEAIVQARADFAALRPTGVPTLHATTSTAG; this comes from the coding sequence ATGACCGCCCCTCACACCGCGTCGGTGTTCGACGCCGACGACATCGAGCGCCACCCGTGCCCGCGGTGCGCGGCCGAGCCCGGCTCGCCGTGCCGCTCGCGCGGCGGCGCGGTCGCCGGCACCTACCACACCGGCCGCTTCACAAAGGTGGGCCGGCTCGCGAAGCTGCTGCGAGTGGCCACCCCCGCCGACCGCGGCCCCGGCCAGCCGTGGCGGCCCGGCACGCCGCCCCCGGCGCCCGTCGACCCCGACATGCCCACCGCCGACATCCGTATCGGCTACGCCCGTTGCTCGACCCTCGGCCAGGAACTCGACGCGCAACTCGACGCGCTCACCGCCAAGAACATCCCCCGAGACAAGATCTTCGCCGAGAAGATCAGCACCCGGGTGCGGGTTCGCCCCCAGTTCGAGGCCGCCCTGACCGCTGCCCGCGAGATCAAGGCTCACGCCCCGCACTGCCGGGTGATCCTCACGGTGTGCGAGATGAAGCGCCTGGGACGCGACGCCGCCGAGCTCACCGCTTTGGCCGACCACCTGTCCGCCCACGGCCTGGTCCTGGAGATGCTCGCCGGGCCCCTGGCCGGAACCTACGACCCCAGCGGGCACGGCCGGCTGCTGTTCGCCTTCTTCGCCGCGATGGCCGAGACCGAACGAGAAAACATCCGCGAATCGACCCTCGAAGGACTCGACACCGCCGCCCGCAAGGGCAAGCACGGCGGCCGGCCCCCGGTCATCACCGCAGACATGCTGCACACCGTGCTGCGGCGCCGCGCGATGGGCGAGTCCGTCGAGCAGATCCAGCCGGACCTGATCATCGGAACCGGCAGACGCAAGGGGCACAACCCGTCCGTGGCCAGCATCTACCGCGCCCTCGCCGAGCACGACAAGACCCAGGCCTACCCCGAGGCCATCGTTCAGGCCCGCGCCGACTTCGCCGCCTTGCGCCCCACCGGCGTCCCCACCCTGCATGCGACGACCTCAACCGCGGGTTAG
- a CDS encoding helix-turn-helix domain-containing protein yields MGRAAEILGVTPAFLRNLGAAKLIEPQRSEGGHRRYSRYQLRLAARARELLDQGTALEAACRIIILEDQLAEALRINTELQHHRDRHQPGNASRRSA; encoded by the coding sequence ATGGGCCGGGCCGCCGAGATCCTCGGCGTCACCCCCGCGTTCCTGCGCAACCTCGGCGCCGCCAAGCTGATCGAGCCGCAGCGCTCAGAGGGCGGCCACCGCCGTTACTCGCGCTACCAGCTTCGCCTGGCCGCCCGCGCCCGCGAACTCCTCGACCAGGGCACCGCCCTGGAGGCCGCCTGCCGCATCATCATCCTGGAAGACCAGCTCGCCGAAGCCCTGCGCATCAACACCGAACTCCAACACCACCGCGACCGCCACCAGCCCGGCAACGCGAGCCGCCGCTCGGCCTGA
- a CDS encoding STAS domain-containing protein, which translates to MTDRGQALRVRVTYYGHCSVLEVGGHLDFITAPTLTGRIEAVWELSEGPRLVLEVSQLTFYDSTALAVLAHTRQRIHATATGRLVFVGLPTGLRQLLRRTGLLSRFELRDSVDHAVAELLPEA; encoded by the coding sequence GTGACCGATCGCGGGCAGGCGTTGCGGGTGCGGGTGACCTATTACGGGCATTGCAGCGTGCTGGAGGTCGGCGGGCACCTGGACTTCATCACCGCACCCACGCTCACCGGCCGCATCGAGGCGGTCTGGGAACTGAGCGAGGGACCCCGGCTGGTGTTGGAGGTCTCCCAGCTGACCTTTTACGACTCCACCGCCCTGGCGGTGCTGGCCCACACCCGCCAACGCATCCACGCCACCGCCACCGGCCGGCTGGTGTTCGTGGGTCTGCCGACCGGGCTGCGGCAGTTGCTGCGGCGCACCGGCCTGCTGTCGCGCTTCGAGTTGCGCGACAGCGTCGACCACGCCGTCGCCGAGCTGCTTCCTGAGGCGTGA
- a CDS encoding chemotaxis protein CheB, with product MNSSAGVGGPAVSLYAVNAGWTVREFVPNAPFYGLMVNALSVVAKGSPQLTAPIWLLVAAAIAAGSVIGTALAQRVPKRTDMTLNWGDCAGSVTEVLVHQRYGREWRACRGSAGRGCGWLADVSILRPETILPSGGEPVADDATALSRANDGRPEGAEGAEGLAVVALIASAGGLEALSRVLAPLPADLPAALLVALHQDPAHNSMLAAILARRTALEVRVAVDGAALQAGLVLVVPPGHHLLVASPERVAFIATGGLPPPRPSADLLLATLAVTCGPRALAVILTGTGHDGQAGVRAVVHRGGAVFAQDESSSAFFAMPAAAIATGQVSRVLALDDIAAAITTHITPT from the coding sequence ATGAACTCCTCGGCAGGGGTGGGCGGCCCGGCGGTTTCCCTGTACGCGGTCAACGCGGGCTGGACGGTACGGGAGTTCGTGCCGAACGCGCCGTTCTATGGGCTCATGGTGAACGCGCTCTCCGTCGTGGCCAAGGGCTCACCGCAGCTCACCGCGCCGATCTGGCTGCTGGTCGCGGCCGCGATCGCGGCAGGATCGGTGATCGGCACAGCACTCGCCCAGCGGGTACCGAAAAGGACGGATATGACGCTGAACTGGGGGGATTGCGCGGGTTCTGTGACTGAGGTGTTGGTTCACCAACGGTATGGCCGTGAGTGGAGGGCCTGTCGCGGATCAGCCGGTAGGGGGTGTGGTTGGCTGGCCGATGTGAGCATCCTTCGCCCCGAGACGATCCTCCCGTCCGGGGGCGAGCCCGTCGCCGATGACGCGACTGCCCTGAGCCGGGCCAACGACGGTCGACCAGAAGGGGCAGAAGGGGCAGAAGGGTTGGCGGTGGTGGCGTTGATCGCCTCGGCCGGTGGGCTGGAGGCGTTGTCGCGGGTGCTGGCTCCGCTGCCGGCCGATCTGCCCGCCGCGCTGTTGGTCGCCTTGCATCAAGACCCCGCCCATAACAGCATGCTGGCGGCCATCTTGGCGCGGCGGACCGCTCTGGAGGTGCGGGTCGCCGTCGATGGCGCCGCCCTGCAGGCCGGTTTGGTGCTGGTCGTGCCGCCAGGCCATCACCTGCTGGTCGCCTCCCCCGAGCGCGTCGCGTTCATCGCCACCGGGGGGCTGCCCCCGCCCCGCCCTTCGGCGGACCTGCTGCTGGCCACCTTGGCCGTCACCTGCGGGCCGCGCGCGCTGGCGGTCATCCTCACCGGCACCGGCCACGACGGCCAGGCCGGGGTGCGCGCCGTCGTCCACCGCGGCGGCGCCGTCTTCGCTCAGGACGAGTCCAGCTCGGCGTTCTTCGCGATGCCCGCGGCCGCCATCGCCACCGGCCAGGTCAGCCGGGTACTGGCCCTCGACGACATCGCCGCGGCGATCACCACCCACATCACGCCGACCTGA
- a CDS encoding Tn3 family transposase — protein sequence MRRSAGGAGHENGWKALTRPHLEQQTEQAWCLTLLTNSVVAWTTEYYSRAVLELRSQGREVPDQILSHISPGHSDNINFFGVINVDVEAELAKLDTSGWRPLRPAQLRELGLTP from the coding sequence CTGCGGAGGTCTGCTGGAGGTGCGGGCCATGAGAACGGCTGGAAGGCCCTCACTCGCCCGCATCTGGAGCAGCAAACCGAGCAGGCGTGGTGCCTGACCCTGCTGACCAACTCGGTGGTCGCCTGGACGACGGAATATTATTCTCGGGCGGTGCTGGAGCTGCGCTCCCAGGGCCGGGAGGTACCGGACCAGATCCTGTCGCATATCTCGCCCGGCCACAGCGACAACATCAACTTCTTCGGCGTCATCAATGTCGACGTCGAGGCGGAACTGGCCAAGCTCGACACCAGCGGCTGGCGGCCATTGCGGCCCGCGCAACTACGCGAGCTGGGGTTGACGCCCTGA